A window from Salvelinus fontinalis isolate EN_2023a chromosome 8, ASM2944872v1, whole genome shotgun sequence encodes these proteins:
- the LOC129860696 gene encoding POU domain, class 6, transcription factor 1-like isoform X3, with protein sequence MDLQDLPAADTPLTVNEQVIVMSGHETIRVLEVEVDQASLPSSMPDGRTDSGGEDVSNQAKQPEAGTQDSPPAPHNTGGVVLGDQVVAVDSAASAVQTLAQTAVPISVSLSQPQATMPITVQSLQGCQQVLTQDGLATLMTGMMAQTGSLGQPLLIPLSMAGSMGGQGLAVLTFPTSNVATLPGLSAASQSGGLLKLPFAGLQGLQGLQTATVLNPVQTQQAVFQSQTASLQQVQAAMQQAQQNTQVAAAQLTQAMPSVSQPSVSVSTLQSAGLSINPAINNMFWMPPFLSSQISAASLGAQPQFISSLTSTPIITSAMSGITSQIITNAQGQVIGTIPLMLNPASLTGGAATQALNLQGFQGLQVQTVQPQLVLNNQGQIIATIGNGPAAVPTSAAVIPKHNVPVPFSKPSTQAQVTTVTQSPVVIAPQPFAMKTVTPISSSVPITCGDTPTVGQLVSKPQQGCTDEEGINLEEIREFAKNFKIRRLSLGLTQTQVGQALTATEGPAYSQSAICRFEKLDITPKSAQKLKPVLERWLAEAELWNQKGQQNLMEFVGGEPSKKRKRRTSFTPQAIEVLNTYFEKNALPTGQEITEIAKELNYDREVVRVWFCNRRQTLKNTSKINVFQVQP encoded by the exons ATGGACCTTCAGGATCTCCCTGCTGCTGACACGCCCCTCACTGTCAATGAACAG GTGATAGTGATGTCTGGTCATGAGACGATCCGTGTTCTGGAAGTAGAGGTAGATCAAGCCTCTCTTCCATCCTCAATGCCTGATGGGAGGACTGATTCGGGGGGTGAGGATGTGAGTAATCAGGCTAAGCAACCTGAGGCAGGAACACAGGACAGCCCGCCAGCACCCCACAACACTGGGGGAGTAG TGCTGGGGGACCAGGTGGTGGCTGTCGATTCTGCAGCCTCTGCTGTCCAGACTCTTGCTCAGACTGCAGTTCCCATCAGTGTCTCCCTGTCGCAACCACAGGCCACCATGCCCATCACTGTGCAGAGCTTGCAGGGCTGTCAACAG GTCCTGACCCAGGATGGTCTGGCCACTCTGATGACAGGGATGATGGCCCAGACAGGCTCCCTGGGCCAGCCCCTGCTCATCCCCCTCAGCATGGCAGGGTCCATGGGGGGCCAAGGCCTTGCTGTCCTCACCTTCCCCACCAGCAACGTAGCCACACTCCCTGGCCTTTCAGCTGCCAGCCAGTCCGGAGGCCTCCTCAAACTACCCTTTGCCGGCTTGCAAGGCTTACAAGGCTTGCAAA CAGCCACTGTGCTAAACCCTGTCCAGACCCAGCAGGCGGTTTTCCAGTCTCagacagcatcactacagcaggTCCAGGCAGCTATGCAGCAGGCTCAGCAGAACACGCAGGTGGCTGCAGCACAACTGACCCAGGCCATGCCGTCCGTCTCTCAGCCCAGTGTGTCTGTGTCAACACTCCAGTCTGCAGGCCTCTCCATCAACCCTGCCATT AACAATATGTTCTGGATGCCTCCGTTTCTCTCCTCTCAGATCAGTGCTGCGTCTCTAGGGGCTCAGCCTCAGTTCATCAGCTCCCTCACTTCCACTCCCATCATCACCAGTGCCATGTCTGGAATCACCAGCCAGATCATCACCAACGCACAGGGACAG GTGATTGGAACCATCCCCCTGATGCTGAACCCTGCCTCACTGACAGGAGGGGCTGCTACTCAGGCTCTGAATCTCCAGGGCTTTCAAGGCCTGCAGGTCCAGACAGTCCAGCCACAGCTGGTTCTGAACAACCAGGGCCAGATCATTGCTACCATAGGAAATGGACCTGCTGCAGTCCCCACTTCTGCTGCTGTTATTCCCAAGCATAATGTTCCTGTGCCATTCTCGAAGCCCAGCACCCAG GCTCAGGTAACAACTGTTACGCAATCACCTGTGGTCATCGCCCCACAACCATTTGCAATGAAGACAGTCACTCCAATCTCCTCCTCAGTCCCGATCACCTGTGGAGACACACCCACCGTGGGTCAGCTTGTCAGCA AGCCACAGCAAGGGTGCACAGATGAAGAGGGCATTAATCTGGAAGAGATTCGAGAGTTTGCCAAGAACTTCAAGATCCGCCGGCTGTCCCTGGGGCTGACGCAGACACAAGTGGGACAGGCCCTCACGGCTACAGAGGGCCCGGCCTACAGCCAGTCTGCCATCTGCAG GTTTGAGAAGCTGGACATTACACCCAAGAGTGCTCAGAAACTGAAGCCCGTGCTGGAGCGGTGGCTGGCTGAAGCAGAACTATGGAACCAAAAGGGTCAGCAGAATTTGATGGAATTTGTGGGTGGTGAGCCGTCCAAGAAACGCAAGCGTCGCACCAGCTTCACCCCGCAGGCCATCGAAGTGCTCAACACCTACTTTGAGAAGAATGCCCTGCCAACGGGCCAGGAGATTACGGAAATCGCTAAGGAGCTCAACTACGACCGTGAGGTTGTCCGTGTATGGTTCTGCAACAGGCGGCAGACACTGAAAAACACCAGCAAGATCAATGTGTTTCAAGTTCAGCCTTAA
- the LOC129860696 gene encoding POU domain, class 6, transcription factor 1-like isoform X6, whose translation MDLQDLPAADTPLTVNEQVIVMSGHETIRVLEVEVDQASLPSSMPDGRTDSGGEDVSNQAKQPEAGTQDSPPAPHNTGGVVLGDQVVAVDSAASAVQTLAQTAVPISVSLSQPQATMPITVQSLQGCQQVLTQDGLATLMTGMMAQTGSLGQPLLIPLSMAGSMGGQGLAVLTFPTSNVATLPGLSAASQSGGLLKLPFAGLQGLQGLQTATVLNPVQTQQAVFQSQTASLQQVQAAMQQAQQNTQVAAAQLTQAMPSVSQPSVSVSTLQSAGLSINPAIISAASLGAQPQFISSLTSTPIITSAMSGITSQIITNAQGQVIGTIPLMLNPASLTGGAATQALNLQGFQGLQVQTVQPQLVLNNQGQIIATIGNGPAAVPTSAAVIPKHNVPVPFSKPSTQAQVTTVTQSPVVIAPQPFAMKTVTPISSSVPITCGDTPTVGQLVSKPQQGCTDEEGINLEEIREFAKNFKIRRLSLGLTQTQVGQALTATEGPAYSQSAICRFEKLDITPKSAQKLKPVLERWLAEAELWNQKGQQNLMEFVGGEPSKKRKRRTSFTPQAIEVLNTYFEKNALPTGQEITEIAKELNYDREVVRVWFCNRRQTLKNTSKINVFQVQP comes from the exons ATGGACCTTCAGGATCTCCCTGCTGCTGACACGCCCCTCACTGTCAATGAACAG GTGATAGTGATGTCTGGTCATGAGACGATCCGTGTTCTGGAAGTAGAGGTAGATCAAGCCTCTCTTCCATCCTCAATGCCTGATGGGAGGACTGATTCGGGGGGTGAGGATGTGAGTAATCAGGCTAAGCAACCTGAGGCAGGAACACAGGACAGCCCGCCAGCACCCCACAACACTGGGGGAGTAG TGCTGGGGGACCAGGTGGTGGCTGTCGATTCTGCAGCCTCTGCTGTCCAGACTCTTGCTCAGACTGCAGTTCCCATCAGTGTCTCCCTGTCGCAACCACAGGCCACCATGCCCATCACTGTGCAGAGCTTGCAGGGCTGTCAACAG GTCCTGACCCAGGATGGTCTGGCCACTCTGATGACAGGGATGATGGCCCAGACAGGCTCCCTGGGCCAGCCCCTGCTCATCCCCCTCAGCATGGCAGGGTCCATGGGGGGCCAAGGCCTTGCTGTCCTCACCTTCCCCACCAGCAACGTAGCCACACTCCCTGGCCTTTCAGCTGCCAGCCAGTCCGGAGGCCTCCTCAAACTACCCTTTGCCGGCTTGCAAGGCTTACAAGGCTTGCAAA CAGCCACTGTGCTAAACCCTGTCCAGACCCAGCAGGCGGTTTTCCAGTCTCagacagcatcactacagcaggTCCAGGCAGCTATGCAGCAGGCTCAGCAGAACACGCAGGTGGCTGCAGCACAACTGACCCAGGCCATGCCGTCCGTCTCTCAGCCCAGTGTGTCTGTGTCAACACTCCAGTCTGCAGGCCTCTCCATCAACCCTGCCATT ATCAGTGCTGCGTCTCTAGGGGCTCAGCCTCAGTTCATCAGCTCCCTCACTTCCACTCCCATCATCACCAGTGCCATGTCTGGAATCACCAGCCAGATCATCACCAACGCACAGGGACAG GTGATTGGAACCATCCCCCTGATGCTGAACCCTGCCTCACTGACAGGAGGGGCTGCTACTCAGGCTCTGAATCTCCAGGGCTTTCAAGGCCTGCAGGTCCAGACAGTCCAGCCACAGCTGGTTCTGAACAACCAGGGCCAGATCATTGCTACCATAGGAAATGGACCTGCTGCAGTCCCCACTTCTGCTGCTGTTATTCCCAAGCATAATGTTCCTGTGCCATTCTCGAAGCCCAGCACCCAG GCTCAGGTAACAACTGTTACGCAATCACCTGTGGTCATCGCCCCACAACCATTTGCAATGAAGACAGTCACTCCAATCTCCTCCTCAGTCCCGATCACCTGTGGAGACACACCCACCGTGGGTCAGCTTGTCAGCA AGCCACAGCAAGGGTGCACAGATGAAGAGGGCATTAATCTGGAAGAGATTCGAGAGTTTGCCAAGAACTTCAAGATCCGCCGGCTGTCCCTGGGGCTGACGCAGACACAAGTGGGACAGGCCCTCACGGCTACAGAGGGCCCGGCCTACAGCCAGTCTGCCATCTGCAG GTTTGAGAAGCTGGACATTACACCCAAGAGTGCTCAGAAACTGAAGCCCGTGCTGGAGCGGTGGCTGGCTGAAGCAGAACTATGGAACCAAAAGGGTCAGCAGAATTTGATGGAATTTGTGGGTGGTGAGCCGTCCAAGAAACGCAAGCGTCGCACCAGCTTCACCCCGCAGGCCATCGAAGTGCTCAACACCTACTTTGAGAAGAATGCCCTGCCAACGGGCCAGGAGATTACGGAAATCGCTAAGGAGCTCAACTACGACCGTGAGGTTGTCCGTGTATGGTTCTGCAACAGGCGGCAGACACTGAAAAACACCAGCAAGATCAATGTGTTTCAAGTTCAGCCTTAA
- the LOC129860696 gene encoding POU domain, class 6, transcription factor 1-like isoform X4 has protein sequence MDLQDLPAADTPLTVNEQVIVMSGHETIRVLEVEVDQASLPSSMPDGRTDSGGEDVSNQAKQPEAGTQDSPPAPHNTGGVGEPFVGYRYVLGDQVVAVDSAASAVQTLAQTAVPISVSLSQPQATMPITVQSLQGCQQVLTQDGLATLMTGMMAQTGSLGQPLLIPLSMAGSMGGQGLAVLTFPTSNVATLPGLSAASQSGGLLKLPFAGLQGLQGLQTATVLNPVQTQQAVFQSQTASLQQVQAAMQQAQQNTQVAAAQLTQAMPSVSQPSVSVSTLQSAGLSINPAIISAASLGAQPQFISSLTSTPIITSAMSGITSQIITNAQGQVIGTIPLMLNPASLTGGAATQALNLQGFQGLQVQTVQPQLVLNNQGQIIATIGNGPAAVPTSAAVIPKHNVPVPFSKPSTQAQVTTVTQSPVVIAPQPFAMKTVTPISSSVPITCGDTPTVGQLVSKPQQGCTDEEGINLEEIREFAKNFKIRRLSLGLTQTQVGQALTATEGPAYSQSAICRFEKLDITPKSAQKLKPVLERWLAEAELWNQKGQQNLMEFVGGEPSKKRKRRTSFTPQAIEVLNTYFEKNALPTGQEITEIAKELNYDREVVRVWFCNRRQTLKNTSKINVFQVQP, from the exons ATGGACCTTCAGGATCTCCCTGCTGCTGACACGCCCCTCACTGTCAATGAACAG GTGATAGTGATGTCTGGTCATGAGACGATCCGTGTTCTGGAAGTAGAGGTAGATCAAGCCTCTCTTCCATCCTCAATGCCTGATGGGAGGACTGATTCGGGGGGTGAGGATGTGAGTAATCAGGCTAAGCAACCTGAGGCAGGAACACAGGACAGCCCGCCAGCACCCCACAACACTGGGGGAGTAGGTGAGCCCTTTGTAGGATACCGATACG TGCTGGGGGACCAGGTGGTGGCTGTCGATTCTGCAGCCTCTGCTGTCCAGACTCTTGCTCAGACTGCAGTTCCCATCAGTGTCTCCCTGTCGCAACCACAGGCCACCATGCCCATCACTGTGCAGAGCTTGCAGGGCTGTCAACAG GTCCTGACCCAGGATGGTCTGGCCACTCTGATGACAGGGATGATGGCCCAGACAGGCTCCCTGGGCCAGCCCCTGCTCATCCCCCTCAGCATGGCAGGGTCCATGGGGGGCCAAGGCCTTGCTGTCCTCACCTTCCCCACCAGCAACGTAGCCACACTCCCTGGCCTTTCAGCTGCCAGCCAGTCCGGAGGCCTCCTCAAACTACCCTTTGCCGGCTTGCAAGGCTTACAAGGCTTGCAAA CAGCCACTGTGCTAAACCCTGTCCAGACCCAGCAGGCGGTTTTCCAGTCTCagacagcatcactacagcaggTCCAGGCAGCTATGCAGCAGGCTCAGCAGAACACGCAGGTGGCTGCAGCACAACTGACCCAGGCCATGCCGTCCGTCTCTCAGCCCAGTGTGTCTGTGTCAACACTCCAGTCTGCAGGCCTCTCCATCAACCCTGCCATT ATCAGTGCTGCGTCTCTAGGGGCTCAGCCTCAGTTCATCAGCTCCCTCACTTCCACTCCCATCATCACCAGTGCCATGTCTGGAATCACCAGCCAGATCATCACCAACGCACAGGGACAG GTGATTGGAACCATCCCCCTGATGCTGAACCCTGCCTCACTGACAGGAGGGGCTGCTACTCAGGCTCTGAATCTCCAGGGCTTTCAAGGCCTGCAGGTCCAGACAGTCCAGCCACAGCTGGTTCTGAACAACCAGGGCCAGATCATTGCTACCATAGGAAATGGACCTGCTGCAGTCCCCACTTCTGCTGCTGTTATTCCCAAGCATAATGTTCCTGTGCCATTCTCGAAGCCCAGCACCCAG GCTCAGGTAACAACTGTTACGCAATCACCTGTGGTCATCGCCCCACAACCATTTGCAATGAAGACAGTCACTCCAATCTCCTCCTCAGTCCCGATCACCTGTGGAGACACACCCACCGTGGGTCAGCTTGTCAGCA AGCCACAGCAAGGGTGCACAGATGAAGAGGGCATTAATCTGGAAGAGATTCGAGAGTTTGCCAAGAACTTCAAGATCCGCCGGCTGTCCCTGGGGCTGACGCAGACACAAGTGGGACAGGCCCTCACGGCTACAGAGGGCCCGGCCTACAGCCAGTCTGCCATCTGCAG GTTTGAGAAGCTGGACATTACACCCAAGAGTGCTCAGAAACTGAAGCCCGTGCTGGAGCGGTGGCTGGCTGAAGCAGAACTATGGAACCAAAAGGGTCAGCAGAATTTGATGGAATTTGTGGGTGGTGAGCCGTCCAAGAAACGCAAGCGTCGCACCAGCTTCACCCCGCAGGCCATCGAAGTGCTCAACACCTACTTTGAGAAGAATGCCCTGCCAACGGGCCAGGAGATTACGGAAATCGCTAAGGAGCTCAACTACGACCGTGAGGTTGTCCGTGTATGGTTCTGCAACAGGCGGCAGACACTGAAAAACACCAGCAAGATCAATGTGTTTCAAGTTCAGCCTTAA
- the LOC129860696 gene encoding POU domain, class 6, transcription factor 1-like isoform X2 — protein sequence MDLQDLPAADTPLTVNEQVIVMSGHETIRVLEVEVDQASLPSSMPDGRTDSGGEDVSNQAKQPEAGTQDSPPAPHNTGGVGEPFVGYRYVLGDQVVAVDSAASAVQTLAQTAVPISVSLSQPQATMPITVQSLQGCQQVLTQDGLATLMTGMMAQTGSLGQPLLIPLSMAGSMGGQGLAVLTFPTSNVATLPGLSAASQSGGLLKLPFAGLQGLQGLQTTVLNPVQTQQAVFQSQTASLQQVQAAMQQAQQNTQVAAAQLTQAMPSVSQPSVSVSTLQSAGLSINPAINNMFWMPPFLSSQISAASLGAQPQFISSLTSTPIITSAMSGITSQIITNAQGQVIGTIPLMLNPASLTGGAATQALNLQGFQGLQVQTVQPQLVLNNQGQIIATIGNGPAAVPTSAAVIPKHNVPVPFSKPSTQAQVTTVTQSPVVIAPQPFAMKTVTPISSSVPITCGDTPTVGQLVSKPQQGCTDEEGINLEEIREFAKNFKIRRLSLGLTQTQVGQALTATEGPAYSQSAICRFEKLDITPKSAQKLKPVLERWLAEAELWNQKGQQNLMEFVGGEPSKKRKRRTSFTPQAIEVLNTYFEKNALPTGQEITEIAKELNYDREVVRVWFCNRRQTLKNTSKINVFQVQP from the exons ATGGACCTTCAGGATCTCCCTGCTGCTGACACGCCCCTCACTGTCAATGAACAG GTGATAGTGATGTCTGGTCATGAGACGATCCGTGTTCTGGAAGTAGAGGTAGATCAAGCCTCTCTTCCATCCTCAATGCCTGATGGGAGGACTGATTCGGGGGGTGAGGATGTGAGTAATCAGGCTAAGCAACCTGAGGCAGGAACACAGGACAGCCCGCCAGCACCCCACAACACTGGGGGAGTAGGTGAGCCCTTTGTAGGATACCGATACG TGCTGGGGGACCAGGTGGTGGCTGTCGATTCTGCAGCCTCTGCTGTCCAGACTCTTGCTCAGACTGCAGTTCCCATCAGTGTCTCCCTGTCGCAACCACAGGCCACCATGCCCATCACTGTGCAGAGCTTGCAGGGCTGTCAACAG GTCCTGACCCAGGATGGTCTGGCCACTCTGATGACAGGGATGATGGCCCAGACAGGCTCCCTGGGCCAGCCCCTGCTCATCCCCCTCAGCATGGCAGGGTCCATGGGGGGCCAAGGCCTTGCTGTCCTCACCTTCCCCACCAGCAACGTAGCCACACTCCCTGGCCTTTCAGCTGCCAGCCAGTCCGGAGGCCTCCTCAAACTACCCTTTGCCGGCTTGCAAGGCTTACAAGGCTTGCAAA CCACTGTGCTAAACCCTGTCCAGACCCAGCAGGCGGTTTTCCAGTCTCagacagcatcactacagcaggTCCAGGCAGCTATGCAGCAGGCTCAGCAGAACACGCAGGTGGCTGCAGCACAACTGACCCAGGCCATGCCGTCCGTCTCTCAGCCCAGTGTGTCTGTGTCAACACTCCAGTCTGCAGGCCTCTCCATCAACCCTGCCATT AACAATATGTTCTGGATGCCTCCGTTTCTCTCCTCTCAGATCAGTGCTGCGTCTCTAGGGGCTCAGCCTCAGTTCATCAGCTCCCTCACTTCCACTCCCATCATCACCAGTGCCATGTCTGGAATCACCAGCCAGATCATCACCAACGCACAGGGACAG GTGATTGGAACCATCCCCCTGATGCTGAACCCTGCCTCACTGACAGGAGGGGCTGCTACTCAGGCTCTGAATCTCCAGGGCTTTCAAGGCCTGCAGGTCCAGACAGTCCAGCCACAGCTGGTTCTGAACAACCAGGGCCAGATCATTGCTACCATAGGAAATGGACCTGCTGCAGTCCCCACTTCTGCTGCTGTTATTCCCAAGCATAATGTTCCTGTGCCATTCTCGAAGCCCAGCACCCAG GCTCAGGTAACAACTGTTACGCAATCACCTGTGGTCATCGCCCCACAACCATTTGCAATGAAGACAGTCACTCCAATCTCCTCCTCAGTCCCGATCACCTGTGGAGACACACCCACCGTGGGTCAGCTTGTCAGCA AGCCACAGCAAGGGTGCACAGATGAAGAGGGCATTAATCTGGAAGAGATTCGAGAGTTTGCCAAGAACTTCAAGATCCGCCGGCTGTCCCTGGGGCTGACGCAGACACAAGTGGGACAGGCCCTCACGGCTACAGAGGGCCCGGCCTACAGCCAGTCTGCCATCTGCAG GTTTGAGAAGCTGGACATTACACCCAAGAGTGCTCAGAAACTGAAGCCCGTGCTGGAGCGGTGGCTGGCTGAAGCAGAACTATGGAACCAAAAGGGTCAGCAGAATTTGATGGAATTTGTGGGTGGTGAGCCGTCCAAGAAACGCAAGCGTCGCACCAGCTTCACCCCGCAGGCCATCGAAGTGCTCAACACCTACTTTGAGAAGAATGCCCTGCCAACGGGCCAGGAGATTACGGAAATCGCTAAGGAGCTCAACTACGACCGTGAGGTTGTCCGTGTATGGTTCTGCAACAGGCGGCAGACACTGAAAAACACCAGCAAGATCAATGTGTTTCAAGTTCAGCCTTAA
- the LOC129860696 gene encoding POU domain, class 6, transcription factor 1-like isoform X1 produces the protein MDLQDLPAADTPLTVNEQVIVMSGHETIRVLEVEVDQASLPSSMPDGRTDSGGEDVSNQAKQPEAGTQDSPPAPHNTGGVGEPFVGYRYVLGDQVVAVDSAASAVQTLAQTAVPISVSLSQPQATMPITVQSLQGCQQVLTQDGLATLMTGMMAQTGSLGQPLLIPLSMAGSMGGQGLAVLTFPTSNVATLPGLSAASQSGGLLKLPFAGLQGLQGLQTATVLNPVQTQQAVFQSQTASLQQVQAAMQQAQQNTQVAAAQLTQAMPSVSQPSVSVSTLQSAGLSINPAINNMFWMPPFLSSQISAASLGAQPQFISSLTSTPIITSAMSGITSQIITNAQGQVIGTIPLMLNPASLTGGAATQALNLQGFQGLQVQTVQPQLVLNNQGQIIATIGNGPAAVPTSAAVIPKHNVPVPFSKPSTQAQVTTVTQSPVVIAPQPFAMKTVTPISSSVPITCGDTPTVGQLVSKPQQGCTDEEGINLEEIREFAKNFKIRRLSLGLTQTQVGQALTATEGPAYSQSAICRFEKLDITPKSAQKLKPVLERWLAEAELWNQKGQQNLMEFVGGEPSKKRKRRTSFTPQAIEVLNTYFEKNALPTGQEITEIAKELNYDREVVRVWFCNRRQTLKNTSKINVFQVQP, from the exons ATGGACCTTCAGGATCTCCCTGCTGCTGACACGCCCCTCACTGTCAATGAACAG GTGATAGTGATGTCTGGTCATGAGACGATCCGTGTTCTGGAAGTAGAGGTAGATCAAGCCTCTCTTCCATCCTCAATGCCTGATGGGAGGACTGATTCGGGGGGTGAGGATGTGAGTAATCAGGCTAAGCAACCTGAGGCAGGAACACAGGACAGCCCGCCAGCACCCCACAACACTGGGGGAGTAGGTGAGCCCTTTGTAGGATACCGATACG TGCTGGGGGACCAGGTGGTGGCTGTCGATTCTGCAGCCTCTGCTGTCCAGACTCTTGCTCAGACTGCAGTTCCCATCAGTGTCTCCCTGTCGCAACCACAGGCCACCATGCCCATCACTGTGCAGAGCTTGCAGGGCTGTCAACAG GTCCTGACCCAGGATGGTCTGGCCACTCTGATGACAGGGATGATGGCCCAGACAGGCTCCCTGGGCCAGCCCCTGCTCATCCCCCTCAGCATGGCAGGGTCCATGGGGGGCCAAGGCCTTGCTGTCCTCACCTTCCCCACCAGCAACGTAGCCACACTCCCTGGCCTTTCAGCTGCCAGCCAGTCCGGAGGCCTCCTCAAACTACCCTTTGCCGGCTTGCAAGGCTTACAAGGCTTGCAAA CAGCCACTGTGCTAAACCCTGTCCAGACCCAGCAGGCGGTTTTCCAGTCTCagacagcatcactacagcaggTCCAGGCAGCTATGCAGCAGGCTCAGCAGAACACGCAGGTGGCTGCAGCACAACTGACCCAGGCCATGCCGTCCGTCTCTCAGCCCAGTGTGTCTGTGTCAACACTCCAGTCTGCAGGCCTCTCCATCAACCCTGCCATT AACAATATGTTCTGGATGCCTCCGTTTCTCTCCTCTCAGATCAGTGCTGCGTCTCTAGGGGCTCAGCCTCAGTTCATCAGCTCCCTCACTTCCACTCCCATCATCACCAGTGCCATGTCTGGAATCACCAGCCAGATCATCACCAACGCACAGGGACAG GTGATTGGAACCATCCCCCTGATGCTGAACCCTGCCTCACTGACAGGAGGGGCTGCTACTCAGGCTCTGAATCTCCAGGGCTTTCAAGGCCTGCAGGTCCAGACAGTCCAGCCACAGCTGGTTCTGAACAACCAGGGCCAGATCATTGCTACCATAGGAAATGGACCTGCTGCAGTCCCCACTTCTGCTGCTGTTATTCCCAAGCATAATGTTCCTGTGCCATTCTCGAAGCCCAGCACCCAG GCTCAGGTAACAACTGTTACGCAATCACCTGTGGTCATCGCCCCACAACCATTTGCAATGAAGACAGTCACTCCAATCTCCTCCTCAGTCCCGATCACCTGTGGAGACACACCCACCGTGGGTCAGCTTGTCAGCA AGCCACAGCAAGGGTGCACAGATGAAGAGGGCATTAATCTGGAAGAGATTCGAGAGTTTGCCAAGAACTTCAAGATCCGCCGGCTGTCCCTGGGGCTGACGCAGACACAAGTGGGACAGGCCCTCACGGCTACAGAGGGCCCGGCCTACAGCCAGTCTGCCATCTGCAG GTTTGAGAAGCTGGACATTACACCCAAGAGTGCTCAGAAACTGAAGCCCGTGCTGGAGCGGTGGCTGGCTGAAGCAGAACTATGGAACCAAAAGGGTCAGCAGAATTTGATGGAATTTGTGGGTGGTGAGCCGTCCAAGAAACGCAAGCGTCGCACCAGCTTCACCCCGCAGGCCATCGAAGTGCTCAACACCTACTTTGAGAAGAATGCCCTGCCAACGGGCCAGGAGATTACGGAAATCGCTAAGGAGCTCAACTACGACCGTGAGGTTGTCCGTGTATGGTTCTGCAACAGGCGGCAGACACTGAAAAACACCAGCAAGATCAATGTGTTTCAAGTTCAGCCTTAA